Within the Meriones unguiculatus strain TT.TT164.6M chromosome 2, Bangor_MerUng_6.1, whole genome shotgun sequence genome, the region ATCCTAGTAAAAGCCCAAGGGCAGTCAGCTAAGTAGCAGAGGAATAGTTCTCTTCCTCCTGTGTCAGGGacggaacccaggacctctgcacACCAAGTTTCTTCTCCATCTCTGAAATACAACTCTAACCCTGCAGTTTtcattttttcagacagggtttcataCAGTTGCTTAtaactaaggatgaccttgaattacTGGCTCTCTTGCCTCCAacttcagagtgctggggttataggctgGCACCAGGAAAACCAGCTCTTGTTTTGAAAAGCCCACCCAGTGTTATACCACGAAAGCAGGGTCAACCTGGCTTGAGATCCTCTGGCCAGGATTTCAAAAGACAGATGCCTATAGGTATCATCAGTGTGACAAAACCAGAAGAAATAAGATCAAAACAGTGGGTGGGTATGCCATGAGTGCAGCCCATAAACTGCACTCCACTccaatttgaggccaacctgggctacataatttATGCCAGGCTATCCTGGACTATGATCTGAAGCCCTGCCTCAAGACACATTTGTGGCCTTGAGTGTTTTCTAGCCTAATTTGttctgctgggcagagtgctTTTTAGTCCCAAGAATCTCTAAATTCCTTAGATTTTaaggggattaaaaaaaaattaagcctgggcatgtggcacaaacctttaatctcagcactcagggaggcagaggcaagcagttggctgagtttgaggctagcctggtctacagaatgagttcagaaTGAGTTCtttagtgctggggatcaaacacagggccttgcacttgcagGCAAGTGCTTGACCACTGAACTATaatctgtcttcattttcttcttgagACCGGCTCTAATGTAGCCTAGGTGGCCTTTCCCTTTCAAACAAATTATGTGTTTGTGGGTGGGTATATGActgccatggaggccagaggttcagatccccctggagatggagttatgggtggctgtctgggaattgaacttgagtcctctacaagagcagcataCAGTCTTAACCACTAAGGCAGCTCCATTTGcactcttgatccttctgcctctgtctcccaagtagtTACAAGTTTACAGCACCACAGCTTCTCCATGCTTCTTTccctcagacagggtctcactaagcagCTCAGCCTTACCTTAAACCTAAGCTCTTCCCGCTCTACCTCCTGGAgggctgggctcacaggtgtgcctaCCCCACCGTAACTGGTCAAGACAGGGTGAAGTCCGTGGAGCTCACAAAAGAGCTACCACTGACACAGCTGGGAGAATCACTTTCTCCTCCTCTCGACTCTAGGAAACCTGGGAAAATCATGTTTGAGGAGAGCCATGAAACAGAGACGCCACGGGACAATAAAATGGTTGTAGGAGGCACCCTACACCCTAGAACACTTTATTAAGACCTTATTGCTTAAGGAGTTAGACACTGATTTTCTATGTTTTCTGTACCTCTGCAGAGCCCTTCCAAGTTACTGGAAGCTGGGATACCACTAGGAAGGGGCAAGAGTGGGAAGAACAGCACCTCCCAAGTGTCTTAGAGGTGAAGCGGGCTTCCACAGGGCTCTCAAGTTAGCACAGGGATCAGGAGTGTAGGCTTAAGTCAGGGCCTACGGGCGATGTTCCCTGAGATGAGTCAAGCCCCAGCCCCTTCTGACCTTTCCAGAACAACGGCTGGGAAGGGCAACAGTACTGTGGAGGGCAAACTAGGTATCTCTTATGTGGAAGGCATGCTGGGCCGGAGCAGCCAGCACCAAGCTTCGGGGCAGGGTGTCTTCAGGGATGACCACAGCAGGCACGGAGAGTAAAACTTCACTTGAAGCAGCCATGTTCATGCAGGACAAGGCGGGGTTCCTCAAGGACAGGCTGCCCAGATCTTTTTCTTTAATATGAAGGTGTACAGGGGTGCACTCAAGCGCACTCTCTATAATGTCTCCTCAGGGTAACTCTCCCCGACCTGAACATCCTAACCTGGCCACCCTAGCTTTTCTTACAAGGCACTTGTTACTGctgagggggtgggggtagggagagGGCAGGTGGCTCCAGTGGTTGCATCTAATCTACACAGCCACAAGTGAGAGTGGAGGTGGTCAAGGACTTAGGGGCTACCATAGTACAAGCACACAGCCAGGCCAATGAGCAGTGTGGCCAGGAAAAAGACAACTGTGAGCTGCAGCTGTAGCAGCACTGCTGAAAGCACAGCGTTGACCACCAACGAGCAGGACACGATGAAGAGGCGCGTGATGCTGCTGCCATGCTTCATGACTGCTGACATGAGCAGTCCATTCACAGCCTGGTTCAGCACCACAAGCACTGCCCATCCAGAAAAACCTTCTAGGAAGCCCGGACCTGGGCCACTGCTAGCATACAGTCCAAGGTTCAGAATCACTCCAAATGTGTAGAGGAAGAGGTTCTGGAGAGCCAAGGGCAAACGCTGTCGCTTCATGATCAGCTCTGTGTACACCGATGACAAGCCGGAGATGAGGCAGTATAAGCTGAGGAGCAGAAGTCCCAGTGGAGTGATATGCAAGGGCATGGGACGGGCGCCAGGTGCTGATGGGGGCCCAGGAAGGGTGTTCGTAGGATCCTGAAAGCCACCGGATGCATAGCAGGCTCCTGCAGCCATCAGCAGCAGCAATGCCAACCCCTGACGTGCAGAGAGGCGATGCCCAAGACAGAGGCAGTACAACAGAGCTGTGCTTCCAATCTTGAGATTGCTCAGCACCTGATAGGTGCTGGGGTCCATGTAACGCTGCAGATAGATCACCAGGTTGTTGTTGGCGCCATAGAGCAGGGCTGACAATGCAAAAGGTGCGGCCTGGCGCCAGGGTGCTGTGCCCTGGGGCCACGTTTGCCAGCCTACTAGGAGGGAGAAGGCGCACAATAGTAGCTTGGTCAGCTCAGTAAGTAACACAGCTGAGGAGGGTCGGAAGGGCACTCGGCCATCCACATGGCACAGTGCTAAGAATGGTGCATGGGCACCATACATGGCAGTGGACAGGAAAAGCATCAGGGTCCAGCGAGCCTGTCTTGGACGGGCTAGGCCTGGCATACCCCCATCTTCCACACTCATGGCCCATACGAGGCCCTCGGTGGCCTGTGTAGCTAGCAAGGGATAAAGGGACTGCTACACATTTGTAGGCAATTGAGTGTGGAATTGTGGTACATCACCAGAGAGAATACTGAGGGTCAGAGTCAGCTGCACATTCCACAGTTAGGTCTTGACGAGGGAGCTCATGACCCATGGTTTTGGGGCCAGTCCGATGGCATTAGGGGGGAAAGGAGTGTAAGGGGCAGGCTGAAAAACCACTGTCTATTCTATGTAGGAACAAAAGCAAGGACGCAAAGGGCAGAAGAGGGGGAGACAGCAAATGAACAATAGCAAGGGAGGTCAGGTAGAGGGTCAGTGACGGAAAGGTCTCTACCTGCAGGCCCAACATGCCCATCCTGCTTTCCCCAAAGGGTCTAGTCAGGCCCCTTTCGTAGTGACTTAAAGTAGTTCTTCAGTGTCTTCTCCACATTGGGTACAGCATATGCCTGAGCTGCATAGATGCCAGTGCAAGTGCCCACTGCAAAGCCCAATACTGCTGATGCCCTCAGTTTGGCCACCACATAGCCTGCCAGGAATCCCTTGAGGAATGGGGAGGACAAGAGTGAGCCATCCTGCAGGGACAAACACAGAAGGAAATCAGGTgtgctctccctttctctgcctagGAATTCAAGCTCAGCTTAGCGCATTCGACCACCTGTTCCTCCTCACTGCTCACAGCTGTGCCCTTTTCTCCAAAGATTAGCTCAAAAGTTCTGGGGCTAGAAAAAGAATGTAGGAGTCCCAGTCACACAATAACAGAATCCTAGGTTCAGAGGCATCTAACCAGAACCCCAGTCAGCCAGAATGCCACCGAGGCTTCCAAAGAACTTGAGCCCCTTCCGTTTCTCCAGTTTCACTTCATAGTATAGTCTCTAATAACTATAAATTAACCACCTCACTCCTGTTTTGTGTTCCTAACACTGCTTATCACCAAGGCTTTGTCCGTGCAGTACCTGAAATATTCacccccagtcccactctcttGTGTGTAGCATTGGCCTTGTGTGTAGGCTGGTCTACAGTTCTCCaggtagagcaggttggccttgaacttgtattAGCCACGATAACCAGTTCAAGTGCTATTTTTTCAGGGAGACTTTTCTTGGGCCCTCAATGTCCATTTGCTAAAATAAGACTCTGCCTCCTATTCAACATTCCCAAGAGCAATGGCGCCCCTACCTGGCCCACACCACTGTTGACTTCGTCCTCCACACGCTGCTGTAGGCGCTCCAGCTGGTTCTTGAGAAACGTCAGGTCCTTAAGCTTGGGCAGAGAATCCTAGGACAAGGGAGAGGCTGGCTCCAGCAGACTTGACCCATTCCCAGGCCCTGCTCAATTTTATCAGAGGCTAGGAACTAGGTGAGCTGTGGGAGGGATGACGGAAAGAACCAAATAAATCTCTTCCTACAAAACCTTCCTGAGACGGCAGTGGTAAAGGAAGACGGACACTGAGAAGCGAGGCATTCACACGGGGACAGGGAGGCGACAGGCGAATGTGCATCAAGAACCGATAATGACTGCTACAGAATCATGGCAAACAgaggaacctccatttacctttcaggggaaaaaaaaaattactactgACTGAAGTACAAGCTGAAAACAGCTCCTAGTCTGCTTTAACTGCTGTGTCCCAGTAGCTGACAGAGAAACTGGCAGATTATTGGTAAACCTGTGGATGATGCTGGACTTCCAGACCCAACTGGGAATAATGGGTTGAAGCAGTTCCCTGTACAATTCAAGGTTAATCTGCTATATGCTTAGGCCATTTCAAACTGAACGAGAATTTCATGCATATGTGAGAGAGTAACTGTGAGCAAGAGTGTGGCTAAAAGACTCAGTGTGGTCGCGTGTAAGAATGAAAGTCAACGAGCGAGCAAGAAGTGTTTGAATGAAGGTGGTGGTAAGGGTGGACTGGAAACGCTGTCTCTGTAGAGAGGACTTCAGGGGCTAGGGAACCGGCCCGAATGAGGAATGTTAAGAGAGTACACATTTGGCACCGTGTCGGTCCGCAGAAGGATAGGTAGGCCCTCGTCCCAAGCCCTTACTGTTGAAGCGGTTGGCAGGAacccagacaaaacaaaaacaaaacaagttatcCCTGTCGTCTCTGTTCAAAAGTAAAAGGGTTAAGGAATGTGAAGACCACGCCGACTGAAGCAGTCCACGCTTTCAACTCACCTTGTCATCCGCCATCTTCCCCCCCCGCAGGACTCGTTGCGCATGCGCAGCCCCGCCTCCCCATGCCAAAGGCTCTGTCCATCTTTACTGAGGGTAGAGGCACTTCCGGGGCATTACGGGAGAAGGCGGGGCCTCTTCCTAAGTTGTTGATGGCTGTCATCGCAGATACGTCCACGGGACTCCTCTCGTCTAGTCCTGGGCTGTGTGCGCGCGGGTAAAGGTCGAGGCGTGATGATCTCACGCTCCACGCGATGATCTCATTCGcgccctggagcacacagtgcACGTTCTCCTCGCCCTTCTTCCGTCGTCCGAGGAACTCATAATTGCCGGCCAGGGCGGAGTTCGTAGTGTCAAGTCAGTGCACTTCGTAGGACACACGCAGCGAAACACGCGAGCACGCGGGGAAGCAGACGCAGCTCAGGCGCGCCTCCGCCCTCCCCCAAGGCCGGCCTTGGCCCGCCCAGTGTTTGCGCTGCGCCGGTTGGCCCGGCGGTCTCCGGCGCAGAGGCCGGGCTTGTGGGCCCTGCAGCTCCGGAGGTCGTCTCGGGCAAAGAGCGCAGGCCGGTGGCGGCGATGCTGGGCAAGGATTATATGCTGGCCATCATTCTGGTCAACTGCGATGGTGTGCATCGAGGGCCCGGTTGGGAGGACCAAGAGCTTAGGGGAAGTGAGGGGTGAAGGAAGGTTACCCGAGATGCAAACACGAAGCAGTGGGGGGGTGGCCGTCTCGGGAATGAGAACCGGGGGCCTAAGTGAACCTTGAGCTCTGCGTGTGCTATCTTTAAGACTGGGTTGTTGAGGTCTAggtttagggctgtctcctgtggGATGGAGCAAGGGTTATAACGGTAGTGTGGGGGATTCACAAATAATATGCGCCCTTGCTTTGATCCCTTGTTCGTGTAGATGACTTGTGGGGGGACCAAAATCTGGAGGGGGAGACAGGCCTACCCCCTGGCTGGAGGAAGATCCGCGATGCTGCGGGGACTTACTACTGGCACGTTCCCAGCGGTAGCACGCAGTGGCAGCGCCCAACATGGGAACTAGGAGGTGCAGAGGACCCGAGAGCGGTAGGTGGAAAGTGAAGAGGGAGCCCGAGCTCATGAATGGCCATAGGCCTGCAGCTTACAGTGACTAATCTCGACTTCATAGGGAACGGAGGGGATTTGGGAACTGCGACCCCCCAAAGGGAGATCCTTCTCCAGCCTGGACAGTTCATTGAATCGGAGGTAACAGGGGTGGCCCCGAGCTTGGGCTTACTGTGACACTCAAAAGAATGCAGCTGAACCCAcaattccccctccccccctttttttgagatagggtcccaCTGTGCATGTAGCCTGTAACTGACTGGCCTGTAACTAATAAGAAGTGGCACCGTGCCTGCTtccataatttgtttttaaattgtggtTCTGGAATCTTTGTCAGGTTGGGGTCTCTCTTTGTGCTTGGCTTTGTCCCAtgttcatgtacacctgcaggccagcagagggcatcagatcccagtatagatggttgtgagccaccatgtggttgctgggaattgaactcaggacctctggaagagcgctgagccatctctccagcccctgtcccATGTTCTTGActttgagtatttttgaattttGCCTGTTGCAAGTTCTTATCATTAGTTGTATCTTCTGTGTTCTCTGTCCTGACCCATCATGTTCTAATAGACTCCAGTCCATTGGCTTAATTTCTTTTGGGGTTCCAATTCTGTGCTCTATACTCTCTTGTtctagtttgaggtttttgtccACATTTTTAGTTCATATCCCTATTTATGTCTTTTTAGTTTATGCCTGTGTCTTGCGTCCTGaactttttcaaattttaaactaCTCTTTGTTAATTTACTATATTCTGGGTCCTGCTTTTTTCTGGGTTTGCATTTGTGGCGCTTTATTTTGGGACTTGTCCCAAATCCTGTGCTTGATCAGATAGGCTAGGTTTTACCCTTGCCCCTAATGTAGGGATCCTAATCCTTTTATTGGTTCTACCTCTTTGTTCCAGTAACTCTCTAACATGGTATGGTGAAGATTCCTATGTCCGGAGCTTGGAGCCAGGAGCTAAGGTAGGGATTGGACCTGATGGCCAGCTTAAGACATTGGGAGATCTCAAGGGAAAGATTAGAGGTAGAATAATAAATATAGTAATAATAAGAGCGGGGCTGAGTGAGTGTAAGGGGCTATCAGAGTTTCGTGTATGGGTCCTGTGTCATCCACCACTCCACTCCACAGCAACTCACTTCTTGCTTGTCTTGTCAGTGCTTTGCAGTCCGCTCTCTGGGCTGGGTAGAGGTCCCTGAGGAGGATCTGGCACCAGGGAAGAGCAGTATTGCTGTCAATAACTGTATCCAGCAGCTTGCCCAGACTCGAAACCGGAGCCAGCCCCACGATGGTGCCTGGGGTGAGGTGAGCTGTCTGATTTCCCCAGGGGTTCAGCCTATGGCTCAGCAGTGGTAGGTTTTTCTTGAGCTGCTTGTTTGCCACGTTAGCCATTTTTTATCTGTCAACTCTCTGTCTTTGGCAGGGCCAGAACATGCTGATGATCCTGAAAAAAGATGCCATGAGCCTGGTGAATCCCCTGGACCACAGTCTGATCCATTGTCAGCCTCTGGTTCACATCCGTGTATGGGGTGTGGGCAGCTCCAAGGGCCGGTGAGGACTTCtgcatccccccacccccaagcaagAGTTGCTTCACCCTTCCCCCTTGCAGGCTGTGATCCCCACTGATGCTGAACCCTTGGACACAGATCCTCTGACGTGGACCCAGCACGGCCTTCCCTGCCTGGTTCAGCCCTGGTTGGGGTGGGTGGGCCCAGCTCAGCAGGGACAGATAGGGGAGAGTCTGAGAGTCTGGGCTGATTTTCTCCTGTGCTCCCACATGCTTCTGGAACAGTGACAGGTTAGTGACAACTAGATACTCTGAGTCCTTTCCTCAACGGTGCCATATCTTTAGCTTAACTTTAGAAGCCTCATACAGGCACTTAGAAGTCCCTTCCCTAATCTGCCTTATCCCCACCCCTGCCAGGGACTTTGCCTTTGTTGCGGGTGACAAAGACAGCTGTATGCTCAAGTGCCATGTGTTTCGCTGTGATGTGCCTGCAAAGGCCATTGCAAGTGCTCTGCAGGGGCTCTGTGCACAGGTGAGGGCCAGCAGTGGGCAGGAAATATGGAGTTGGGATAGGGTAGGCTTGACCCCttaccctgatttctttctctttctgtgtgcctcatgctggctgcattgtattttAGATCTTGTCAGAGAGGGTAGGAGTCAGTGGAGAAGCTGCTTGCTGTTCCCCAGATCCTATTTGTCCTGAAGACTTCCCAAGGCAAGGTATGAGAAAGGGCTTGCTGCATCACACCATCAGTCTGCTTTAGTGAAAGATGGAGGTGGTAAGGAGGGTGCGGTTCCTGGTTATCTAGCTTCTTGAAGAGTCTGGGCTCAGGGATTCAAAGCAGTGAATTGGAAGTGCCTCTGCAGGTTTTCCTTTACTAGCAACAGCTCTAGCTTGAGTCCTGGCACATTCGTTAGTGTTTTGAAGCTGGGAATGGGGATGCATGCCTatattcccagcacttgaaaggcagagataGTCAcatgtttaaggccagcctgttcttcgtagaaagttccaggccagacagagcTGGTCacgtagtgaaaccctgtctttgcACTACATCACAGGAAGGGTGGGGAAAGGGGTAACTGAGTTTCTATGCTAGCTTAGTGCTTGCTGTGTCTATTTCAGTGGAGTTGCTGGATGCTGTGAGCCAGGCTGCTCAGAAGTATGAGGCACTGTACATGGGGATCCTACCAGTCACCAAAGCCATGGGTGAGGACTGAGGGAGCTGGATGGGCTTGGGTGTGTTAGGAAAGGGAACGTGGGTGAAGTGAGATCAATGCTGTAACGAGTCTTAGAGTTTTTACACGGCCTTATATAAATCACCTGTGATATCTCCAGAATTCAAGTGCAgctctttccatctctctgaaTCTCAAGTTAATATAAGGGTCCTAGAAACTCCCTGCAGACCCTTTTTCATTCAAGCCAGACAGCACAGTGGGCATTTCTCCTCAGGTATGGACGTGCTGAATGAGGCCATTGGTACCCTCACCGCCCGGGGGGACCAGAAAACCTGGGTCCCTGCTATGCTCAGTGTATCTGATTCTCTGATGACTGCACATTCCATTCAGGTACCACAAGAGGGTGAAGTTTGGGACCTTGGAGGTGAGCGGGCATCTTGAGGTGTGGGCGTGTGTCTTTACTTGGTTCTGGAAGTTTTGGGTCTTGCCTTTGTTGAGCTTTGTACTGATGAGGCTTTGTGTGGGCAGGCAGAGGCTGGTGCAGAGGAAGAGCCACTGTGGCAGTGCCCTGTGCGCCTTGTAACCTTTATCGGCGTTGGCCGTGACCCACACACCTTTGGCCTCATCGCAGACCTTGGTTGTCAGAGCTTCCAGTGTGCAGCCTTCTGGTGTCAGCCTCATGCCGGGGGGCTCTCTGAAGCTGTGCAAGCTGCCTGCATGGTGAGTTAGGAATGgaatgggaatgggaggaagttttcCCCGGAGCTGCTCTATACTGTGGAGTGAGCTCAAGATGGGCAGCTCCACTTAAGTCACAACCCAGTGATCCCAGGGCCAAATCTGGTTCACAAATATATCTGGCTTCTTAATGCTGTTTTTGCGAAGTTTTGTGTTGCTGACTAATATTTGAAATATAGGGCATTCCACATAATAATTGCTTTTCTTAAAGTATGAGGAATGCTAATACAAGGTACACACATctgttgcacacacacacccttgtggGCACACTTATGTCACAGCATTTGGGTGAAGTTGTGCTATACAGAGCAGGCACTATTTGGTTGACCCAACATACTTCATGGTGTATGTGGGTATTCAAATGTAAGGTGCTTAAGCTATACAATTCAGTTCACTGAATTTAGTTCACTTATTAATTCAAGAAATGAGTATCTGTAGGGTCCACCTGCTACAATTCATCTGAGAATTCATTGGTATAGAAGGCATTCACAACCTTTGCCATCACTAAACATTCTAATAGAGCAGAAACACCTCAGGAATAGGTTACACACCACATGATGATGGAGACACTTCCTTAAGAGGCAGGAAGTATGCCAGATGAAGAGACATAGGACAGGTATACCAGAGAACCTCAGGAGTGGAAGTGAGAGATGTTAGTGGGTCAGAGTACCTGAAAGAACATGGTGTGAGTGGCCTGCGAGAAGATGTAGTGGTAGAtgagaacagaaagaaatggCAGAAACCAggtgaggtcagcctggaacaCTGAGGACCCTTGAAGGGTTTTAAGCAGGACAGTGAAATGAGATCTGTGGATTTTACCTACTGAAGCTGCAGTGCAGGTGAACAAGAGGAGGTAGGAAGGCTAGGTAAGTAGTATCTTCTCTGAGTAAATAAGTTGATTGGAACAGTTATTTTGGGTATGGATTGGGTTCATAGACTTTCTCTTCAGTAGAGAATCTTTTTTACCAGAGACTGGTACAGAACAGTGAGAGATGGAGTTGAGTCTCATAGTGGTAGGTATAGTTAAGAGTGCAAGTTCTGGTCAGGTgtcagtggtacatgcctttaatcccagcatttgggaggcacagggTTCTGTAatatcgaggccagcctgttctgcagAGTTCCACGaaagccaggctacacagagaaaccctgtcttgaaaaacaaagacaacaatgaAAGAGTACAAGTTTTATAGCTGGACCGACTTACATCTGAATGCGAGTTCTGACATTTTCTATTTGTGAGACCTTAgaccagtgattctcaacttaatgctatgaccctttaatacagttccttatgttgtggtgaccctcaaccataaaattatttcattgttactttataactgtaattttgctattgttatgaatcataatataaatatctgatttaCAGGATACCTAATAGGTGACCCCCGTGGGGATTACAACCCAGAGATTGAGAGTCACTGCCTTAAACAAATCATTTATTATCTCTGAAGCTTGGtatctttattttcaaaatgagCATAGCAACACTTCATAATAACTAGATTAAGTTAGCATTCAAAGCACTTAGGAGGGCCTAGCTTTCCTTAAGTGCTCAGTAAATATcaagttttatgtttttgttgttgaggtacTTGGGAATGCTATAGGCACTGGAGGCAT harbors:
- the Slc35a4 gene encoding probable UDP-sugar transporter protein SLC35A4 encodes the protein MSVEDGGMPGLARPRQARWTLMLFLSTAMYGAHAPFLALCHVDGRVPFRPSSAVLLTELTKLLLCAFSLLVGWQTWPQGTAPWRQAAPFALSALLYGANNNLVIYLQRYMDPSTYQVLSNLKIGSTALLYCLCLGHRLSARQGLALLLLMAAGACYASGGFQDPTNTLPGPPSAPGARPMPLHITPLGLLLLSLYCLISGLSSVYTELIMKRQRLPLALQNLFLYTFGVILNLGLYASSGPGPGFLEGFSGWAVLVVLNQAVNGLLMSAVMKHGSSITRLFIVSCSLVVNAVLSAVLLQLQLTVVFFLATLLIGLAVCLYYGSP
- the LOC110557371 gene encoding uncharacterized LOC131768270 homolog translates to MADDKDSLPKLKDLTFLKNQLERLQQRVEDEVNSGVGQDGSLLSSPFLKGFLAGYVVAKLRASAVLGFAVGTCTGIYAAQAYAVPNVEKTLKNYFKSLRKGPD
- the Apbb3 gene encoding amyloid-beta A4 precursor protein-binding family B member 3 isoform X2, coding for MLGKDYMLAIILVNCDDDLWGDQNLEGETGLPPGWRKIRDAAGTYYWHVPSGSTQWQRPTWELGGAEDPRAGTEGIWELRPPKGRSFSSLDSSLNRSNSLTWYGEDSYVRSLEPGAKCFAVRSLGWVEVPEEDLAPGKSSIAVNNCIQQLAQTRNRSQPHDGAWGEGQNMLMILKKDAMSLVNPLDHSLIHCQPLVHIRVWGVGSSKGRHLEVPSLICLIPTPARDFAFVAGDKDSCMLKCHVFRCDVPAKAIASALQGLCAQILSERVGVSGEAACCSPDPICPEDFPRQVELLDAVSQAAQKYEALYMGILPVTKAMGMDVLNEAIGTLTARGDQKTWVPAMLSVSDSLMTAHSIQAEAGAEEEPLWQCPVRLVTFIGVGRDPHTFGLIADLGCQSFQCAAFWCQPHAGGLSEAVQAACMVQYQKCLVASAARGKAWGAQARARLRLKRTSSMDSPGGSLPPPLLKGGVGGAGAAPRKRGVFSFLDAFRLKPSLLHMS
- the Apbb3 gene encoding amyloid-beta A4 precursor protein-binding family B member 3 isoform X1; the protein is MLGKDYMLAIILVNCDDDLWGDQNLEGETGLPPGWRKIRDAAGTYYWHVPSGSTQWQRPTWELGGAEDPRAGTEGIWELRPPKGRSFSSLDSSLNRSNSLTWYGEDSYVRSLEPGAKCFAVRSLGWVEVPEEDLAPGKSSIAVNNCIQQLAQTRNRSQPHDGAWGEGQNMLMILKKDAMSLVNPLDHSLIHCQPLVHIRVWGVGSSKGRDFAFVAGDKDSCMLKCHVFRCDVPAKAIASALQGLCAQILSERVGVSGEAACCSPDPICPEDFPRQVELLDAVSQAAQKYEALYMGILPVTKAMGMDVLNEAIGTLTARGDQKTWVPAMLSVSDSLMTAHSIQAEAGAEEEPLWQCPVRLVTFIGVGRDPHTFGLIADLGCQSFQCAAFWCQPHAGGLSEAVQAACMVQYQKCLVASAARGKAWGAQARARLRLKRTSSMDSPGGSLPPPLLKGGVGGAGAAPRKRGVFSFLDAFRLKPSLLHMS